Part of the Candidatus Poribacteria bacterium genome, ACCGACTGGATCGCGTCGATCTCCCGCATCACCTGCTCGACGGGTTTGACGCGGTACCTGCCGAACACCTTGGACGCCGCGCAGAACTCGCAATCGCGAGGGCATCCTCGGCTCGTTTGGACGGTCAGCCGGTTGTAGCGCTCCGTGTCGAGCAGGTCGTAGCGGGGCGGTGGCGTCTGCGACAGGTCGTAGGTTCCCGGCAGATCTTCGCGGTAGAACCGCCGGAGGGTTCCGCGTCGAGCATCTTCGAGGATGCTGCCCCACTGCGATTCGCCCTCGCCGACGCACACGGCGTCCGCGTGGAGGGCGGCTTCTTCGGGAACCAGCGTCGCGTGGAGACCGCCGATGACGACTGGCGTTCCCTGAGCCCGGTAGCGATCCGCCAATGCGTAGCACTCGTACGCCATCGCCGTGAAGGTCGAGAAGGCGACCAGATCGTAGTCGGCGAGGATGTCATGCCGGGCGATGTCGTCCACCTCGAAGTAGTGGAACTCGACGTCCGAGGGCGTCAGCGCCGCGAGCGTGATGCCCGCCAGACTGGGCAGCGACGCGATGACCTCGCCGCGCTGGACGAACCCCGGAAGCGTCACTCCGAGCGCGACGAGCTCCGGCGAGTAGATGCGAACGCCGCTCATCGAGACGAAGGCGACTCTCATGACGCGAGCTCCTCGATCCGCATGTCCCAGCCGGTCGGCACGACGCCGAGGCTTTCGAGGACGTCGGCGATGCCTTCCACGGACTTCAGGTCTTCCAGCCGGGCGTCTGGGATCGTCACGTCGAAACGGTTCTCGATCATGGCGACCATCGCCAACTCGCTGAGCGAGTCCATTCCCAGTTGGGCGCACAGGTTCTCGTGGACGTCGATCGACTCCGGTTCCACACACTCCTGCTCCGCGATCGCGTTCCGAATGTCAGCCTCGAGTGCCCAGGACATCGTGCGCCTCCTATCTCAGTATCAGCCCGGCGGCGAGGATCAGGTTCCCGACCAGAACCGCCGTCGCCGGAACCCCCAGAAACCACTTCGCTCGATGCTTCCACACGGCGAGCAGGCACAGCAGGGGAATCCCGACTGCGCCGAAGATCATCGCGGACGACCCGACGAGCTTCCATCCGTCGGGCAGCGCCGCGTCGTCGATGTGCTGACCGTAGAGGATGTTCAGAACCGGCAGCATGATGAACGCGACGTGGGCGAGCCGGAGCAGGCGGCGCTGCACCGAGTCGTAGCCGCCGAGCCACGTGGGACCCTCCGGCGCGCGATGGAACCCGAATTGCTCGACCCGCAGCCCCATGACCATGCCCGTGATGAACCCGAAGCTCATCCACGCCCACCCGAACGCGATGTTCATCGTGCCGATCTCGGTCATCGTGTATCTCCCTATCCGATCTACCGTACATCACGGGTTGCTGTCGGGCACGTCCTTGCCGAAGTGATGGTCTACCGTCAAGCCGACGAGGCTTATGCCCTCAGCCTCGTAGATATGTCCGCCGATATCCCAACGATCGCCGATCGGGAAAGACGCCCGAAGGTGGCTAAGAGCAACTCCACCGCCGATTCCGACGCTGGCTTTTCCGCCCCAGAACCCATAGCCGACATCGAATCGGATGATCGTGAAGGGCTCTCCGGGCAAAGGGTCCAGTACGCTCATACCGACGAAGCCGCCGTCGTAAGGACCGATGCGCACGGAGGCCGCCGGAATCAGTATGGTCTCTCCATCCTCGAAGCGAAGATGGTTGCCGCCGAGTCTTATACCAAGCCATCGCCGTTCATAGCGGATGTGCAGCCCCACACGAGTGAAATCCCAGTCGGGATCGTCCGGAGGGACAAGCGTCCCAACCGCCCGTACGCCGTATGCGAGATGGCCGTGGGATCCAAGCCCTAACGTCTTCTGAACACCGACCTCGGAGGTCACCCACGTGTCACCGTCCTCCGTGCCACCGGTTGTCGTGAAGGACATCGACGTCCGGGACGACCCAACAGGTAGACCCATGTTGAGCCGTTCGGCGGCGGCCGAGAGCGGGATCGCCGCAAGGGCGAGCGCCACGGCGAGACCCGCCCGGCGTCGCGGAGCGACTCGCCTGGATCGCCGAAGATCGGTTCGCGTTGCTGCCATCGTTCGAGCTCCTCTGTGCCGAACGCAGAGACCTGTATCAAACACCGTGCCAACGACCTGGTACGCGGAAACCCCGCATGAATACTGGATTCTAGACGAAGGACAGGTTTCGGAGAGCGTCGTGATCTCTGACGCCTGAAAAGGCGACGATTCGGATGAAGGCGCGCGGCGAGCGGATTCAGGCGGGTGTCGGGATTCATGACAGAGGGCAGGCGGGAACCTGCCCTCTGCTGACATCGCGCATGGCGGGACTAACGATCCGTCGCCCCATCGGCAGGTTGGTCGGAAGCCGTCGTCGGCTTCACCGTGATGGGACGGTCGGCTGGCGCGGGAAGCGCCGGCACTTCCTCGGTGACGACTACTTCCGCTGGAGGCATGCCTCCGCCGAACTGTGGCGTCGGGAGCGCCGCCATGACCTCGTGGGTGAGGAGCTCGGGATAGAGCGTCGGCGGGCCCGACCTCCGTTCGGGAGCGCCTCCACCCGCTTCATCGTCGACGGTCATCGCGGCGACGAACAACGCGGATTGCCGCTCTGTCGCGACGCGATCACCCTTGCGCGAGCGGAGCCGTCCCCAAATGGAACTTATCCCTAATTTGGCATCCACGACATCAACATCCGGAGTTCAGTCCAATGCATTCGTACACCATTATATGTTACGTAGATTTCCGGGAGCCATCCGCATATGCGCGTCGTCATATAGATCGTATCGAGTTCCAAGCTGTGCAAACCTATCAAACTTTCGATTAAGTATGGGATTGCGTTCCACCACGTACTGAATTGCATCCCGTATAGGGGCTGCGTCGCCCGCTCTCGACAATAAGAGTCTATCTCAATCGACGAATGCAGTTATCCGATAGTCTCCTGTGAGTTCGTCGATTCAGGCGTCTATCGCGTGCAAACGACCGACGATGCCAAGCCGGAACCCAAGCCGGAACCGACGATCTGGGCGGTTCCCGACGACGTGTGGGAGATCATCGAGGAGATTCTGAACCGCGAGTATCCTCGACATCGGCAAGACCGCAAGCGCGTGCCGCTTCGCCCGGTGTTGGACGGGGTTGTCTACAAGCTGCGCACCGGCTGTCAGTGGAATCGAATCCCCAAGGAATACGGCGACGACAGCACGATCCATCGCCATTTCCAGGCGTGGTGCGAGA contains:
- a CDS encoding transposase — encoded protein: MQTTDDAKPEPKPEPTIWAVPDDVWEIIEEILNREYPRHRQDRKRVPLRPVLDGVVYKLRTGCQWNRIPKEYGDDSTIHRHFQAWCE
- a CDS encoding acyl carrier protein, with the translated sequence MSWALEADIRNAIAEQECVEPESIDVHENLCAQLGMDSLSELAMVAMIENRFDVTIPDARLEDLKSVEGIADVLESLGVVPTGWDMRIEELAS
- a CDS encoding B12-binding domain-containing radical SAM protein, which codes for MRVAFVSMSGVRIYSPELVALGVTLPGFVQRGEVIASLPSLAGITLAALTPSDVEFHYFEVDDIARHDILADYDLVAFSTFTAMAYECYALADRYRAQGTPVVIGGLHATLVPEEAALHADAVCVGEGESQWGSILEDARRGTLRRFYREDLPGTYDLSQTPPPRYDLLDTERYNRLTVQTSRGCPRDCEFCAASKVFGRYRVKPVEQVMREIDAIQSVWDLPFIELADDNTFVNRDWAKRFLHEMGKRDIHWFTETDVSVADDPELLDLLAESGCQQVLIGLESVSPGSFVNLDRGDWKRRRLDGYRRAIDAIQSRGVTVNGCFIVGLDGDTPDTFERIRDFVLDSNLLECQITVLTPFPGTRLYRRLQAEGRLLAESYWDRCTLFDITFAPKQMSVRDLEEGLHFLFRELYSEPVTLRRKRHYIDIQKRLTARAS